ATGAACTTATACACACCATTTACTATTGCAAAGTCTGCATCTTTAACGTAATCTACTCCAACTGCCTTGAAATTCAATATCGTCGCCTCTGCTTTGGAATCATTGACAACGCCGAAAAAAGGAGCATCGATGAATTCCATACAGTACGCTACTGTATCATTAAAGTCTGGCAATACCTCAATAGAGCTTACTACATTACTTACTTCCAAAGTACCGTAGAACTTAGGAACGTGCCTTCCTAGAAGATTATCCGCTGTTATCTTTGTATAAGCTGCTACTTCACTTCGGAAGGTATACAAGCGAGCAAGCCTATCGAAGGCACTATCTCCTTTTTTAAAGACTTTGAAAGCAATATTACGATCATATGAAACAAAGATAGTCCCATAATAACCATCAAGTCTTCGAGGCTTTATTACTGGGACTTCTCCGATATTTGTGTTTAAAATGTATTCCGCCATCCGAAAACCTCGATGATCATTTTATCTTCTCGTTCTTGCCTAGTCGCCTGAATTCCCATGGTGGAAGCTGATTCACCCCTTGCCATAACCCCAATTTAGAATTACGTGCACGAACCTCGGCATCAATAAACTCCGATGCATATGGGGTCTCCAGGTAATCACGATATGCCCAAGCCCAGCCCTCGGCCACCATTTCCTGATTTATATTCCTACTGCCTAGCCACACCAAGCAAACCAGCCTTCTGTAAAGATCAACAGCTATCACATCAAGCTTGACGCTTTGACGGAGGATTTTACCACTGAGAGCCTTCCAAGCCTCGTCACCATAAGGCTGTCCCGGTTTACTGATTCGGTCCGTTCTCTTGTTAATTTTTTCTATCTCAGGA
The DNA window shown above is from Geomonas sp. RF6 and carries:
- a CDS encoding thermonuclease family protein, with protein sequence MPLIPLNRGIYWKLTDIAIMHCTLRKSHNRAVLALFLLFFLIPFTAVHAQPPVRSLAGFVIKVADGDTITVIDSLGTKVRVRLYGIDAPEIEKINKRTDRISKPGQPYGDEAWKALSGKILRQSVKLDVIAVDLYRRLVCLVWLGSRNINQEMVAEGWAWAYRDYLETPYASEFIDAEVRARNSKLGLWQGVNQLPPWEFRRLGKNEKIK